The following are from one region of the Phycisphaeraceae bacterium genome:
- a CDS encoding M48 family metalloprotease has product MHNFANSMKTAMMLGGMIALFVAVGSFWGQEGMILGLLFGGAMNVVAWFFSDKIAIAAMRAKEVDAQSAPALYASVERLAANANLPMPKVYICPHDAPNAFATGRSPRKSAVAVTQGLLRLMNQQEVDGVIAHELAHIKNRDTLISCIAATIAGVLAFLAQWGFFFMGGARREGANPLMMIVVVILGALGAALIKAMISRTREFMADADGARIAGTAEGLASALQRLDSHSRRIPLVQPNPAMNNLFIVEPLSGSRGGMTLVNMFATHPPVEARVEALRRLAQTENLGAIR; this is encoded by the coding sequence ATGCACAACTTCGCCAACAGCATGAAAACCGCGATGATGCTCGGGGGCATGATCGCTCTGTTCGTCGCGGTCGGGAGCTTCTGGGGCCAGGAGGGCATGATCCTCGGGCTGCTCTTCGGCGGCGCGATGAACGTCGTCGCCTGGTTCTTCTCGGACAAGATCGCGATCGCCGCGATGCGCGCCAAGGAGGTGGACGCCCAGTCCGCCCCTGCGCTCTACGCGAGCGTCGAGCGCCTGGCCGCCAACGCGAACCTGCCGATGCCCAAGGTCTACATCTGCCCGCACGACGCGCCCAACGCGTTCGCGACCGGGCGCTCGCCGCGCAAGAGCGCCGTCGCCGTGACGCAGGGGCTGCTGAGACTGATGAACCAGCAGGAAGTCGACGGGGTGATCGCGCACGAGCTGGCGCACATCAAGAACCGCGACACGCTGATCTCGTGCATCGCCGCGACGATCGCCGGCGTTCTGGCGTTCCTGGCGCAGTGGGGCTTCTTCTTCATGGGTGGGGCGCGTCGAGAGGGCGCGAACCCGCTGATGATGATCGTGGTGGTGATCCTGGGGGCGCTGGGCGCCGCCCTCATCAAGGCGATGATCAGCCGCACGCGAGAGTTCATGGCCGACGCCGACGGGGCGCGGATCGCCGGGACCGCCGAGGGCCTCGCCTCGGCGCTGCAGCGCCTCGATTCGCACTCTCGGCGCATCCCCCTGGTCCAGCCCAACCCGGCGATGAACAACCTGTTCATCGTCGAGCCGCTGTCGGGCAGCCGGGGCGGGATGACGCTGGTCAACATGTTCGCGACGCACCCGCCGGTCGAGGCCCGCGTCGAGGCCCTGCGCCGGCTCGCGCAGACCGAGAACCTCGGCGCCATCCGCTGA
- a CDS encoding sulfite exporter TauE/SafE family protein, translating to MIELTTQDVAITAGVGLLAGVLGGLLGIGGSIILIPGMALAFGSANPESQHLFQASAMVVNVAVSFPAALRHHKAGVVRRDLFRILLISAGAMIVVGVLVSNVFPGLVLRRLFAVFLAYVMLSNLVKLVRKTPDYPAEQAKVTWPRAGTAGGVMGFAAGVLGIGGGVIGIPFMQVLCRLPLRQCIGVSSSVMCLTAIVGAAIKIGTIERHGFPISDALLISALLAPTAFVGGRFGAGLTHKLPLPVVQGVLIVLLAVSVWRMGFV from the coding sequence ATGATCGAGCTCACCACGCAGGATGTCGCGATCACGGCCGGAGTCGGTCTGCTCGCCGGCGTTCTGGGCGGGCTGCTCGGCATCGGGGGCTCGATCATCCTCATCCCGGGGATGGCCCTCGCCTTCGGGTCGGCGAACCCCGAGAGCCAGCACCTTTTCCAGGCGTCGGCGATGGTGGTGAATGTCGCCGTCTCGTTCCCGGCGGCCCTGCGTCATCACAAGGCCGGCGTCGTGCGCCGCGATCTCTTCCGCATCCTGCTGATCTCGGCCGGGGCGATGATCGTCGTCGGGGTGCTCGTGTCGAACGTGTTCCCCGGGCTGGTGCTGCGCCGGCTGTTCGCGGTGTTCCTGGCGTATGTGATGCTCAGCAACCTGGTGAAGCTCGTGCGCAAGACGCCCGACTACCCGGCGGAACAGGCGAAGGTCACCTGGCCTCGCGCCGGGACCGCCGGGGGCGTGATGGGTTTCGCGGCTGGCGTGCTGGGGATCGGGGGCGGGGTGATCGGCATCCCGTTCATGCAGGTCTTGTGCAGACTCCCCTTGCGACAGTGCATCGGGGTCAGCAGCAGCGTGATGTGCCTGACGGCGATCGTGGGAGCCGCGATCAAGATCGGGACCATCGAGCGCCACGGCTTCCCGATCTCCGACGCCCTGCTCATCTCGGCGCTCCTGGCGCCGACGGCCTTCGTGGGGGGGCGTTTCGGCGCCGGGCTGACGCACAAGCTCCCCCTGCCCGTCGTCCAGGGGGTCCTGATCGTCCTGCTCGCGGTCTCGGTCTGGCGGATGGGCTTCGTCTGA
- a CDS encoding hexose kinase: MADCRIVTVTLNPAMDRVLEAPGFAIGAHAAAKRVALYPAGKGINASRVLAMLGVRSIAAGFIGKQDLAIFEEYLERLGSGRIVMQLLAVHGATRDNITIVDPVNDTETHIREEGFKVQREDVHRVTSKLAMLSRPGTIVAFSGSCPPGVTSSDFLEMVRRCRRQGARVCVDTSGAPLEAMRGQELWMAKLNQHELGVLSGRDTDSIERVIDAAKALSAASGGPVECVCATMGEHGAVLACKEGSWRAWAPIHPGLVVSTVGCGDALLAGMFAILQSNGFEMSPALWERALREGVAAATINATKREAGNLSMDEMESFREIVEIEPV, encoded by the coding sequence GTGGCCGACTGCCGGATCGTGACCGTGACTCTCAACCCCGCGATGGACCGCGTGCTCGAAGCGCCGGGCTTCGCGATCGGCGCCCACGCCGCCGCCAAGCGGGTCGCGCTCTACCCGGCCGGCAAGGGCATCAACGCGTCGCGCGTGCTGGCGATGCTCGGCGTGCGATCCATCGCCGCCGGCTTCATCGGCAAGCAGGACCTCGCGATCTTCGAGGAGTACCTCGAGCGTCTGGGCTCGGGGCGCATCGTGATGCAGCTCCTCGCGGTCCACGGCGCGACGCGCGACAACATCACCATCGTCGATCCGGTCAACGACACCGAGACCCACATCCGCGAAGAGGGTTTCAAGGTCCAGCGCGAGGACGTGCATCGCGTCACCAGCAAACTGGCCATGCTGTCGCGCCCGGGCACCATCGTCGCGTTCAGCGGGTCGTGCCCCCCGGGGGTCACCTCGTCGGACTTCCTCGAGATGGTCCGGCGCTGCCGACGCCAGGGAGCACGCGTGTGCGTCGACACCTCCGGCGCGCCGCTCGAAGCCATGCGCGGGCAGGAGCTCTGGATGGCCAAGCTGAACCAGCACGAGCTGGGCGTCCTGTCCGGCAGGGACACCGATTCGATCGAGCGCGTCATCGACGCGGCCAAGGCGCTGTCCGCCGCGTCGGGCGGGCCGGTCGAGTGCGTCTGCGCCACCATGGGCGAGCACGGCGCGGTCCTCGCGTGCAAAGAGGGCTCGTGGCGCGCCTGGGCGCCAATCCATCCCGGGCTCGTGGTCAGCACCGTGGGCTGCGGCGACGCGCTGCTCGCCGGGATGTTCGCGATCCTGCAGTCCAACGGGTTCGAGATGTCGCCCGCGCTGTGGGAGCGGGCGCTGCGCGAGGGCGTCGCCGCCGCGACGATCAACGCGACCAAGCGCGAAGCCGGGAACCTGTCCATGGACGAGATGGAGTCGTTCCGGGAGATCGTCGAGATCGAGCCGGTCTGA
- a CDS encoding 3D domain-containing protein, whose translation MGHSHDNEIPPEGEQNAPQIRLEGLWSESACPSAAEWAIFSDRAERHDFAAQTSRWGLASWPRGVRLRFVQGRAPSPDGFGETTPPIGAASEPEALSQGLALATERENDEQMQIRTHEASDRARHVVATRRLRRNCLELGVFAIALGVTATSAVWAKRGGIEFSAPALAAVDLIPAHASQTHAAAEPAPAHETTTVHAAPAPEFVVDEIVEIDPADAEIRYFDNRPVRPVRVIWMVTTAYSPDERSCGKWADGITASNRSVWTNGMKLVAADTKVLKMHSLVSIPGYHDAEIVPVLDRGGAIKGNKLDLLYPTHERALQWGRQRLPVTVYEYAD comes from the coding sequence ATGGGCCATTCCCACGACAACGAAATCCCGCCCGAGGGCGAGCAGAATGCTCCCCAGATCCGTCTGGAGGGGCTCTGGTCCGAGTCGGCGTGCCCCAGCGCCGCTGAGTGGGCGATTTTCTCGGACCGGGCGGAGCGCCACGATTTTGCCGCCCAGACCAGCCGGTGGGGGCTGGCGTCCTGGCCGCGAGGCGTTAGACTCCGGTTCGTCCAAGGAAGGGCCCCCAGCCCCGACGGGTTTGGGGAGACCACGCCGCCCATCGGGGCGGCGTCCGAGCCGGAAGCGTTGAGCCAGGGACTGGCGCTCGCGACCGAGCGTGAGAACGACGAGCAGATGCAGATCAGGACCCACGAAGCGAGCGATCGCGCGCGTCATGTCGTTGCAACCCGGCGCCTGCGTCGGAACTGCCTCGAACTCGGCGTCTTCGCGATCGCGCTGGGCGTGACCGCCACCTCCGCCGTCTGGGCGAAGCGCGGCGGGATCGAGTTCAGCGCGCCCGCCCTCGCCGCCGTTGACCTGATCCCGGCGCACGCGTCGCAGACGCACGCCGCCGCCGAGCCGGCTCCCGCTCACGAGACCACGACCGTTCACGCGGCCCCGGCGCCCGAGTTCGTCGTCGACGAGATCGTCGAGATCGACCCGGCTGACGCCGAGATCCGCTACTTCGACAACCGGCCCGTCCGCCCCGTCCGGGTCATCTGGATGGTCACCACCGCGTACAGCCCCGACGAGCGCTCCTGCGGCAAGTGGGCCGACGGCATCACCGCCAGCAATCGCTCGGTCTGGACCAACGGCATGAAGCTCGTCGCCGCCGACACGAAGGTGCTCAAGATGCACTCGCTCGTGAGCATCCCCGGCTACCACGACGCCGAGATCGTCCCGGTCCTCGACCGAGGCGGCGCGATCAAGGGCAACAAGCTCGACCTGCTCTACCCCACGCACGAGCGTGCGCTCCAGTGGGGGCGCCAGCGTCTCCCGGTGACGGTGTACGAGTACGCGGACTGA
- a CDS encoding DUF58 domain-containing protein, whose amino-acid sequence MLIRGEPDLPRSMEDLLPARLLAQLDRLDMGSSRVFAGKLVGERRSKRRGRSVEFDDFRDYTPGDDPRFIDWNALARLDRLVVKLFLEEQDLAVHLLVDASASMRDSGGADAPSKVVFAQRLAFALSYIALSKQNRLSLSVLTPGGVASLGEMRGRRNIQRAARFLIDSVREERTDARASAGIDINDGLREFARRRSGSGVSVVLSDLLTPAPGGPSEGLRYLAAGHGEASSGSFDAFAIQIMSPSELEPEREAQASGGGSLTGDLRLVDVESGAGVETSVTAALIRKYRENLERYLGDISSFCASRRIAHVLMRTDASLEEALLRTLRQRGLIR is encoded by the coding sequence ATGCTCATCCGCGGCGAGCCCGATCTGCCCCGCTCGATGGAGGACCTCCTCCCGGCTCGCCTGCTCGCCCAGCTCGACCGGCTCGACATGGGCTCGAGCCGGGTCTTCGCCGGCAAGCTCGTGGGCGAGCGCCGGAGCAAGCGCCGGGGGCGCTCCGTCGAGTTCGACGACTTCCGGGACTACACCCCGGGCGACGACCCGCGGTTCATCGACTGGAACGCCCTTGCCCGGCTCGACCGGCTCGTGGTCAAACTCTTCCTCGAAGAGCAGGACCTCGCGGTGCACCTGCTGGTCGACGCCAGCGCGAGCATGCGCGACTCGGGCGGCGCGGACGCGCCGAGCAAGGTGGTCTTCGCGCAGCGACTGGCGTTCGCGCTGTCGTACATCGCGCTCTCCAAGCAGAACCGGCTCTCGCTCAGCGTGCTCACGCCCGGGGGCGTCGCGTCGCTGGGCGAGATGCGCGGCAGGCGGAACATCCAGCGTGCGGCGAGGTTTCTCATCGACAGCGTGCGCGAAGAACGAACCGACGCGCGCGCGAGCGCCGGGATAGACATCAACGACGGGCTGCGCGAGTTCGCGCGCCGGCGCAGCGGGTCGGGCGTGAGCGTCGTCTTATCCGACCTGTTGACGCCGGCGCCGGGCGGGCCCAGCGAGGGGCTGCGGTACCTGGCCGCCGGCCACGGCGAGGCGTCTTCGGGCTCGTTCGACGCGTTCGCGATCCAGATCATGTCGCCCAGCGAACTGGAGCCCGAACGCGAGGCGCAGGCGTCCGGGGGCGGCTCACTCACCGGGGATCTGCGCCTGGTGGATGTCGAGAGCGGCGCGGGCGTCGAGACGAGCGTGACGGCGGCGCTCATCAGGAAGTATCGCGAAAACCTTGAGCGGTACCTGGGCGACATCTCGTCGTTCTGCGCCTCGCGGCGAATCGCGCATGTGCTCATGCGCACCGACGCGTCGCTCGAAGAGGCGCTGCTTCGCACGTTGCGCCAACGCGGGTTGATCCGCTGA
- the rplU gene encoding 50S ribosomal protein L21 has product MTTYAIIEDSGSQLMVREGDIIEVDLRDLADNAKTVTFDRVLMLGGDKATLGMPYISGASVTADIVTREFKGEKIDIVKYKKRKNSKRKTGHRQRYMRVKVASIKA; this is encoded by the coding sequence GTGACTACCTACGCGATCATCGAAGACAGCGGCTCTCAGCTCATGGTTCGCGAGGGCGACATCATCGAGGTCGACCTGCGCGACCTCGCCGACAACGCCAAGACGGTCACCTTCGATCGCGTGCTCATGCTGGGCGGCGACAAGGCGACCCTCGGCATGCCCTACATCAGCGGCGCGTCGGTCACCGCCGACATCGTCACCCGCGAGTTCAAGGGCGAGAAGATCGACATCGTCAAGTACAAGAAGCGCAAGAACTCCAAGCGCAAGACTGGTCACCGCCAGCGCTACATGCGCGTTAAGGTCGCCTCGATCAAGGCCTGA
- a CDS encoding M28 family metallopeptidase yields MNHRAPFVLASASLTALVGAQGPALAQQAPGPARALSEQARAAVDAMLAEVSAERLKRDVETLERFGTRHTLSTTESLERGIGASRDWILDQFAKASFSAQRPTELRVEAMLDRHRVTPEDDTRGRITREVDVVNVVAVIPGAMPEARHRMYYAVAHFDSRATDPNDAESDSPGANDNASGTAALLELARVLSKARLDSTVILLATAGEEQGLFGARFHARRVKELGGDIRAVLNNDTIGDPYGHYDRSSEQGRWARGTIRIFSEGVPPRASAAEVRRIAQQGAENDSEARQIARYMAEVARSHRLALQPTLIYRNDRFLRGGDHTAFLEEGFPPSVRVTVPYEDYARQHEDVRMVDGVQYGDLASFVDADYLADATRLNLAALVHLANAPSAPTQVRVIVATLGNDTVLRWSASPEPDVAGYEVVRRLTTSAEWEHSHDVGNRTEATLPFTKDNWLFGVRAYDRDGFRSPVVFPTTARE; encoded by the coding sequence ATGAACCATCGCGCCCCCTTCGTGCTCGCGTCCGCGTCGTTGACCGCCCTCGTCGGGGCGCAGGGCCCAGCCCTCGCGCAGCAGGCGCCCGGGCCGGCCCGGGCGCTGTCGGAGCAGGCGAGGGCCGCCGTCGACGCCATGCTGGCCGAGGTGTCGGCCGAGCGACTGAAGCGCGATGTGGAGACGCTCGAACGCTTCGGGACGCGCCACACGCTCTCGACGACCGAGTCCCTCGAGCGGGGCATCGGCGCGTCGCGCGACTGGATCCTGGACCAGTTCGCGAAGGCGTCGTTCTCGGCGCAGCGCCCCACCGAGCTGCGCGTCGAGGCGATGCTCGACCGGCATCGCGTGACGCCCGAGGACGACACGCGAGGCCGGATCACGCGCGAGGTCGACGTGGTGAATGTCGTCGCGGTGATCCCCGGCGCGATGCCAGAGGCGCGCCACCGGATGTACTACGCGGTCGCGCACTTCGACAGCCGCGCCACCGACCCCAACGACGCCGAGAGCGACTCGCCCGGCGCGAACGACAACGCCTCGGGCACGGCGGCGCTGCTCGAGCTGGCGCGCGTCCTGAGCAAGGCGCGGCTCGATTCGACCGTGATTCTGCTCGCGACGGCGGGCGAGGAGCAGGGCCTGTTCGGCGCGCGCTTCCACGCGCGGCGCGTCAAGGAACTGGGCGGCGACATCCGCGCCGTGCTCAACAACGACACCATCGGCGACCCGTACGGGCACTACGACCGCTCGAGCGAGCAGGGGCGATGGGCGAGGGGCACTATCCGGATCTTCAGCGAGGGCGTCCCCCCTCGGGCGAGCGCCGCCGAGGTGCGGCGGATCGCGCAGCAGGGCGCTGAGAACGACTCGGAGGCCCGACAGATCGCGCGGTATATGGCCGAGGTCGCGCGCTCGCACCGGCTCGCGCTGCAGCCGACGCTGATCTATCGCAACGATCGGTTCCTGCGCGGCGGCGACCACACGGCGTTCCTCGAAGAGGGCTTCCCCCCCAGCGTGCGCGTCACGGTCCCGTACGAGGACTACGCGAGACAGCACGAGGACGTGCGCATGGTCGACGGCGTGCAGTACGGCGACCTGGCGTCGTTCGTCGACGCCGACTACCTCGCCGACGCGACGCGCCTCAACCTCGCGGCGCTCGTGCACCTCGCCAACGCGCCCAGCGCGCCCACGCAGGTGCGCGTGATCGTCGCGACGCTGGGCAACGACACCGTTCTGCGCTGGAGCGCGTCGCCCGAGCCGGACGTCGCCGGGTACGAGGTCGTGCGCCGGCTGACCACGAGCGCCGAGTGGGAGCACTCGCACGATGTAGGAAACCGCACCGAGGCCACGCTGCCCTTCACGAAGGACAACTGGCTGTTCGGGGTGCGCGCGTATGACCGGGACGGGTTCCGAAGCCCGGTGGTGTTCCCGACGACCGCGAGGGAGTGA
- the murD gene encoding UDP-N-acetylmuramoyl-L-alanine--D-glutamate ligase, giving the protein MTHPDAFPSLQGRRVTVMGLGRFGGGLGAARWLAEQGAKVLVTDLASEDTLADSVRELRPLVDAGLVSLRLGGHDEHDFTDTDLVVANPAAPLPWNNRFLNAARGARVPITTEIALLIERLPRRDRVLAVTGSAGKSTTSAMLAHAMRARLGEERVHLGGNIGGSLLAHLPSIAPGDAVVLEVSSAMLHWLDDIAKAGVSAPFSPRVAVLTNLSPNHLDWHGGMEHYRDSKRLLVAHQREGDIAVFGDESIVCDTRSGVRRVEPATIRALEPAIARERLSVPGAHNIRNASVALHAAGVFLGEDPGALAPSLAGFTGLPHRLQLVAERVLERAGEPVRFYNDSKCTTVDACLLAVESFANDPGVSRVRLIAGGYDKKVDLSPVGALAERLAGLYLVGATSDQILESVPPGARGRAHVCGTLDGAMAKILDDARAGEVVLLSPACASWDQFDNYERRGERFAALARGG; this is encoded by the coding sequence ATGACCCACCCCGACGCGTTTCCATCCCTGCAGGGCCGCCGCGTGACCGTCATGGGGCTCGGGCGGTTCGGGGGCGGGCTGGGGGCGGCCCGGTGGCTCGCGGAGCAGGGTGCCAAGGTGCTGGTCACTGACCTTGCGTCCGAAGACACGCTCGCCGATTCGGTCCGTGAACTCCGCCCGCTCGTCGACGCCGGGCTGGTCTCGCTCCGGCTGGGCGGGCACGACGAGCATGATTTCACCGACACCGACCTGGTCGTCGCCAACCCGGCGGCGCCGCTGCCCTGGAACAACCGCTTCCTGAACGCCGCGCGCGGCGCGCGCGTGCCGATCACCACGGAGATCGCGCTGCTGATCGAGCGTCTTCCCCGGCGCGATCGGGTGCTGGCTGTGACCGGGAGCGCTGGCAAGTCGACGACCAGCGCGATGCTCGCGCACGCGATGCGCGCCCGGCTGGGCGAGGAGCGGGTGCATCTGGGCGGGAACATCGGCGGGTCGCTGCTCGCGCATCTGCCCTCGATCGCGCCGGGCGACGCCGTGGTGCTCGAAGTCTCCAGCGCGATGCTGCACTGGCTTGACGACATCGCGAAAGCGGGCGTCTCGGCGCCCTTCTCGCCGCGCGTCGCGGTGCTGACGAATCTCTCGCCCAACCACCTCGACTGGCACGGCGGCATGGAGCACTATCGCGACAGCAAGCGCCTGCTCGTCGCCCACCAGCGCGAGGGCGACATCGCGGTGTTCGGCGACGAGTCGATCGTGTGCGACACGCGATCCGGCGTGCGCCGCGTCGAGCCGGCGACGATCCGGGCGCTCGAGCCGGCGATCGCGCGCGAGCGCCTCTCGGTCCCCGGGGCGCACAACATCCGCAACGCCAGCGTCGCGCTGCACGCGGCGGGCGTCTTCCTCGGAGAAGACCCCGGCGCGCTCGCGCCGTCGCTTGCGGGTTTCACGGGGCTCCCCCATCGCCTGCAGCTCGTCGCGGAGCGCGTGCTCGAACGCGCGGGCGAGCCGGTGCGCTTTTACAACGACAGCAAGTGCACGACGGTCGACGCCTGCCTGCTCGCGGTCGAGTCGTTCGCGAACGACCCGGGCGTCTCGCGCGTGCGCCTGATCGCCGGGGGGTACGACAAGAAGGTCGACCTCTCCCCGGTGGGCGCCCTCGCGGAGCGACTCGCCGGGCTCTATCTCGTGGGCGCGACCTCGGACCAGATCCTCGAGAGCGTCCCCCCCGGGGCGAGGGGGCGCGCGCATGTCTGCGGCACGCTGGACGGCGCGATGGCGAAGATCCTCGACGACGCGCGCGCCGGCGAGGTCGTCCTGCTCTCCCCTGCCTGCGCGAGCTGGGACCAGTTCGACAACTACGAGCGCCGGGGCGAGCGCTTCGCGGCCCTGGCGCGGGGCGGGTGA
- a CDS encoding IS1595 family transposase, which produces MAKKKPVKVGENKSSTTREIPLACADELAAVEFMEKRRWGDCPACPHCGSSAFYKMTDRATGERNARFLWRCRDCKKQYTVRIGTIFEDSRIPLRHWCFAFWAACASKKGVSAKQIQRQTGLSYKSALFMMHRIRFTMADGPNPGKLGGTVEVDETYMGGKPRYRGPNTPRGGATPRPIVMAIVQRGGAVRPKVIPTITADNLLPEIMRHVDPTARVITDENRCYTDVRMVVSGGHEHVKHSAREYVRKGTDIHTNTVEGFFGNLKRGIYGTFHAVSRKHLQAYLDEFAFRYSTRALEDG; this is translated from the coding sequence ATGGCCAAGAAGAAGCCCGTCAAGGTCGGCGAGAACAAGTCCAGCACCACGCGGGAAATCCCACTGGCCTGTGCGGACGAGCTGGCCGCGGTCGAGTTCATGGAGAAGCGTCGCTGGGGCGACTGCCCCGCCTGCCCGCACTGCGGGTCATCCGCCTTCTACAAGATGACCGACCGGGCCACCGGCGAGCGAAACGCCCGTTTTCTCTGGCGTTGCCGCGACTGCAAGAAACAGTACACCGTTCGCATCGGGACCATTTTCGAGGACAGTCGAATCCCCCTGCGCCACTGGTGCTTTGCGTTCTGGGCCGCGTGCGCGTCCAAGAAGGGTGTCTCGGCCAAGCAGATTCAGCGTCAGACCGGGCTTTCCTACAAGTCCGCCCTGTTCATGATGCACCGCATCCGGTTCACCATGGCCGACGGGCCGAACCCCGGAAAGCTCGGCGGCACGGTCGAGGTCGATGAGACCTACATGGGCGGCAAGCCCCGCTATCGCGGCCCCAACACCCCGCGCGGCGGCGCCACGCCCCGCCCGATCGTCATGGCCATCGTCCAGCGCGGCGGCGCGGTCCGGCCAAAGGTCATCCCGACGATCACCGCGGACAACCTTCTGCCCGAAATCATGCGTCATGTGGACCCGACGGCCCGCGTCATCACCGACGAAAACCGCTGCTACACCGATGTCCGCATGGTCGTCTCGGGCGGCCATGAGCATGTGAAGCACTCGGCCCGCGAGTATGTCCGCAAGGGGACCGACATTCACACGAACACGGTCGAGGGCTTCTTCGGCAACCTCAAGCGCGGCATCTACGGCACCTTCCACGCGGTGTCCCGCAAGCACCTGCAGGCCTATCTGGACGAGTTCGCCTTCCGCTATTCGACCCGCGCCCTTGAGGACGGGTAG
- the recA gene encoding recombinase RecA has translation MPPSTTPNSPSAADTKARKLALDRTLGQIEKTFGKGSIMRLDEEAHLAILGISTGSISLDLALGGKGIPKGRIVEIFGPESSGKTTLALTVAAQAQKAGGVAAFIDAEHALDPSWAKRLGVNIDEMLVSQPDTGEQALDICELLVRSNAVDVIVIDSVAALIPRAEIEGEMGDTHVGLQARLMSQAMRKLTGAIAKSNCTVIFINQIREKIGVMFGSPETTPGGRALKFYSSVRIDIRRTGAIKDGDQNVGNRVRARVVKNKVAPPFRDAEFDIMFNEGISATGDLLDLAVTEDIVEKSGAWFSYGDVRLGQGRENSKQFLKDNPDLFTEIRKKVMEKKGVGKPASSSGNAGVAVDDDGVSLED, from the coding sequence ATGCCCCCGTCCACGACCCCGAACTCGCCCAGCGCGGCCGACACCAAGGCCCGCAAGCTGGCCCTCGACCGCACGCTCGGCCAGATCGAGAAGACCTTCGGCAAGGGCTCGATCATGCGCCTCGACGAAGAGGCCCACCTCGCGATCCTCGGGATTTCCACCGGGTCGATCTCCCTCGACCTCGCGCTGGGCGGCAAGGGCATCCCCAAGGGCCGAATCGTCGAGATCTTCGGCCCCGAGTCCTCCGGCAAAACGACGCTCGCGCTCACCGTCGCGGCCCAGGCCCAGAAGGCCGGCGGCGTCGCGGCGTTCATCGACGCCGAGCACGCGCTCGACCCCTCGTGGGCCAAGCGACTGGGCGTGAACATCGACGAGATGCTCGTCAGCCAGCCCGACACCGGTGAGCAGGCCCTCGACATCTGCGAACTCCTCGTCCGCTCCAACGCGGTCGACGTCATCGTCATCGACTCGGTCGCCGCGCTCATCCCGCGGGCTGAAATCGAGGGCGAAATGGGCGACACCCATGTCGGCCTGCAGGCGCGCCTCATGAGCCAGGCAATGCGCAAGCTCACCGGCGCGATCGCCAAGAGCAACTGCACCGTCATCTTCATCAACCAGATCCGCGAGAAGATCGGCGTGATGTTCGGCTCCCCCGAGACCACGCCGGGCGGACGCGCCCTCAAGTTCTATTCGTCCGTCCGTATCGACATCCGGCGCACCGGCGCGATCAAGGACGGCGACCAGAATGTCGGCAACCGCGTGCGCGCACGCGTCGTCAAGAACAAGGTCGCCCCCCCGTTCCGCGACGCCGAGTTCGACATCATGTTCAACGAGGGCATCAGCGCGACGGGCGACCTGCTCGATCTCGCCGTGACCGAGGACATCGTCGAGAAGTCCGGCGCGTGGTTCTCCTACGGCGATGTCCGCCTGGGCCAGGGGCGCGAGAACTCCAAGCAGTTCCTCAAGGACAACCCCGACCTCTTCACCGAGATCCGCAAGAAGGTCATGGAGAAGAAGGGCGTCGGCAAGCCGGCGTCCTCGTCCGGGAACGCCGGCGTCGCCGTCGACGACGACGGCGTGTCGCTCGAGGATTGA